The genomic window GAAGGAGAATTTTCATGAGTTTTCATGAATATAGATCCGATGATTTGAAAAGACTAGAGTTCCCCAAAAATAGTGGACAGTTTTCTTCGAGCGGTTTAAACAAACCGATGGGAGATAACAATGAGTTCAAAGAGAAGGGTTTTTTCAGAAGAGTATAAGGCCGAAGCCATTGATTTAGCAGAGAAAATGGGAACAACAAAGGCCTCACAAGATCTAGGTATAAATCCGGCAAATATTCGTCGATGGAAAATCGAAGCGCAATCAGGTCGCGCCGCTGCGAGCGGCGCGAAAACCTATGAAGAACTGGAGCTTGAGGTTCGAGAACTCAGAAAGGAAAATGAGTATTTGAACAAAGTCAGCGATGTTCTAAAAAAAAGCCTAGGGATCATATCAAAGGATCAAATGAGAAATTCCAAATGATTTTGGACCTTTCAAATGAAGTTCCTATCAACCGCCTGTGCAGACATTTTGGGGTGAGTACCAGTGGGTATTACCAATGGAAAGCGAATAGTCAGTTCAAATTCTTGACGAAAAAAAGGGAAATCTGCAAGGAAATTGAGGAGATTTTCAAAGCTAGCAAAAGTACCTATGGCTCACCAAGGATCTTTCATGAGCTGAGGAGCAAGGGATTTTCTGTAAGTGAAAATACTGTTGCGAAGTATATGAGGGAGATGGGATTGGATGCCCGATTAAAGAAAAATATCGAGTGAGAACGACTAATTCGAACCACGAGGGCCCAATTGCTCCACGAGTTTTCAGGATCGAGGATGATCTGCCCAAAGACTCTAATCAGGTCTTTGCCGGAGATATCACTTATCTGAGATTTGGATCTGGCTTTTTCTATCTGGCCATAGTTCTCGATGTTTGTACCCGAAAAGTTGTGGGCTGGTCGGTCACTGACAGTTTAGAAACCACCGGGGTCTTGAATGCTCTGCAGATGGCATTGGCTAATTGCGGAAATAGAGCGAAGATCGTCTTTCACTCGGACCGCGGGATTCAGTACGCGAGCAAATTATTTTTGGCTTTGCTAAAGAAGAAGGATGTGATTCCGAGCATGAGTCGCAAGGGAAACTGCTACGACAATTCGATTGTTGAGAGTTGGTTCAAGTCATTCAAGTCTGAGTGTCTTTACCGTCATGACTACAAAACCGAAGCAGAGTTGAGAATCTTAGTTTTTGAGTATATTGAAACCTGGTACAATAAAAAAAGATTGCATTCATCGCTTGGCTATCAAAGTCCTTTGGAGTATGAATCAACACTAAATGCCGCCTGAGAAACTATCCAGTTTTTCTGGGGAATTCCACTCCAGCCTGCCAACGGTGGTGAGTCGTTATACAGATTTCAAATGTTTTTCGAGCCATCCAGCAATTTCATCAATGTCGGCTTTACTTTTTATAACTCGGTCAATAATAAATGATTCGCCATTGTCAGCATCGACCTTTAATCGATACCCATTCATCCTAAGAAAAATCGCAGTTGTGGCAAAAGCGACCCGTTTGTTGCCGTCAATAAAGGCGTGGTTTTGGGCTAAGCTTTGCAAAAGGGCTGCCGCTTCAAGAGATAGGCTTTTGTAGTAGCCGGTTTGTGGTCGCATCAGCGCACTCTCCAGTAGCCCCATGTCTCGCACGCCATCTTTGCCACCAAAGCGTTCAATAAGACGCGAGTGGAGCTCTATCGTCTCCAGAAGAGTGGGGTAGAGTGTGGTTTTCATTTAGCCAATCGTTTGAGGAGATTTGCGTGGTCACTTATGACTTCATCCATGGCACTGCGAAAAGCAGGGCGTACCTTTGAGCGTTGAAGATATTCTGCGACTGCCTCAGTGACTACGCTTGAGATGCTTCGATCTGCTTGATTAACGTAGGACTTGAGATCTTTTAAGACCTTTTCATCAATTTGGGTGGCAAACTTTTTAACCTTCATGGGGATACCTCTGTGATACAGAATTTCATGATGATTCATGATGTGTCAAGGAAATTCGATATTCGTCCCGTTTCCCCTGTTCAAACTTTTTTTAAGCGGTGTGCAGTTCTAGATCGATCAGATATTGAGTTCCTATTGATGATGCCATCTACTGCTCTGTTGCCCCAATATCACAACTGCCACCCTGCGGGCGAGCCACACCTCTCTGATCTTTTGCGATCATGCAGCTTTGCAATGGGACAGCATTGAGAGCTGGGCTCCCCACTCCCAAGAGGATCGATGGAATCGTATCTCCATTGAGCTGTGGACCAGCTGCATCGAGTAGAGGATCTGTTGATTCCAAATCACCAGGTTTGCCCTGAGCAGTCAATCCACAGGAATTCCCGCTGTCGATATTGTAACCGCCGGATGCGATGCCACCTGTAAAACCCGTATTCCACCAGCAATTGGCTGCTCCTGGGACATCATTAATGATTGTGTGAGATATCTCTATGACTTGCTGCTCTACGGCGAGAGTCGCTCCGTTGCCCCCAGTCGCACTTCCTGAAAAGCTACAATTGGAAATAGTTATTGGCAGTTCGAATCCTGCGCTATCAACGTCTATAGCTCCACCAGAGCCAGCTGTCGCATGTGTCGTGCGATTGTCCACAAAAGTGGAATTGGTGATTGAAAAGCCATCAGAAAAAAATCCAAAGGCGAGAGCTCCACCATAGTAGAGAGCTGTATTATTCTCGAAGTAAGAGTCTTCGATCGTGTTGAAACGATCGGACCAACCATTTAGAAAGATGGCTCCACCGTCCCTGGCTGAATTATTCTTAAATTGGCACCTTTTACTCGTCAAGCTGCCTTCGACATATATGGCACCACCTTTTTCAGAAGTTGTCGCTGTGTTGCCGATGAAAGAGGATCCCTCCAAGAAAACATCAAAATCTGAATAAATTGCGCCGCCATCATCGCCAGAAACACTGTTGTTTATCTGAGAATTCAGAATCGTCAATTTGTTGAAGGGAGAAGCTCCTGCTTTTTCGACCAGAGCAATCGCCCCTCCGCTCCCAACAATGTTCGTCACATTGTTTCCATCCAATAAACAATTTTCAATTGTGACTGATCCTTCCGAATAGATGGCTCCTCCGTCCGCAAGATTAGTGGAGTTATTGAGAAGCCGACAGTCATCTATCTTTACGTTTGAGTTCAATCCGCCACGAATGGCTGCTCCAACTTCATCGAAAGTAGTTTTTCTCCCATCTTCGAGAGTGATCCTAGATAAAGTCAAAAATGAGTTATCGGCGACAGTGAAGAGTCCTGTTTGATTTTGGCCGTCGAGAATGGTCGTCAATTTGTCGGCTCCGATAAGAGTCAAGTTCGAACTTATAGACAGCTCTCCACTCACCGGAAAACTATAAGTGCCTGCTGGTATATTGACGATGCTGGGGATGCTGAGGGCATTGGCTTCTGTCACAGCGGCGCGCAAAGTGCAGTTGCCTAAAGAATCGGCACACAACGTATCGCCGGGATTAAGATCTGGTGAGGTTCCCAGGCTCGCCATGGTGGTAAATTCGTAGGGCACGTAGAATTCAAAAGCATGAGTGGCAACTCTGCCATCGGCATGATGAGCCGAAATGGTATAGGTCGCCGGCGCAACCTCGTCAGCAGGAGTCCCGGAAATAATTCCCGTCTCAGAATCTAAAGTAAATCCTGCCGGAAGAGCAGGTTCGATGCTAAAGCTCGCTGCCGTGCCAACAAGGGTCAGGACCATGGGAGCTATCGCCACGCTTTTCTTATAGAAGACCTCTGAGGAAATATGAGAAATGCTGAAGTTCTCTGGAGCTTCAGCAGGCGGAGCAATCGGATCTGATCCCGGCCCATACTGACCTCTGATTGTATTGTCGTCTAAACGACAAGAGGCCAAAGCAAAAACAAATGCAAATTTGATATATTTGCAAAAAAGTTCTTCTGAGCCCAACACGATATTTTTATCCCCCCCCCAGATACGTACTCCAATTAACTATTCTAGCACGATCACCATTATGCCAATAATGGAATGTGGGCCTTTCTCAGTTTGAAAAGTAGAGAAATTTTCATTCTTCTAATGAGAGGAGCGAATTGATTCATTGAATCCCAATTCGAGGCAGGTTTTAACAAATGACAAACCAGGCAAGTGCCTGCGAGGGCCCCCGATTTGGCAAAATGATAGATGATCGTGCGCAAATTGGTTGAACCGATTTCGATTGCAGAGGCACGGGTCTAGTCGATCAAGGCATTCTGGGTTGCAAACTCCCTAAACCCATTGGCTCGAGAGAAAAAGTGTTCATCTATGCCAATGGTTTTTGGCCAGGGATAGTTGATATGCCTCTTCAGGTTCGTTTCTAGTCTCTCGTAAAGAGTCTGATAGACCGTCCAGGTCGAACACTCATAGGCCTTTCTGACCTTACTGAGATCAGTGAAGTTTTCACAAGCCCAAAGAACACCACGCCTAAATCTCTCCGTCGTTCTTTTTCCTTTTCTGATTCCTTGAACGGTTTCTGTGAAAGGCTTTCGACAGGTTTTGCAATAGAATCTGCGTTTTAAGACATAATGAATGTGGATTCCATTTACTTCTTGGCTCTACTTATATGGTTCTTTGGTTTTGGCTTCTCACAGGTTCATGCCCAAGGCAATCTTCCTCCTGGGGATTGGATATACAAGAAAAACGAGAATGGAAACCTAGAGCTAGAGCCATTGGAAATGAATCACATATTTTGCTGCGCTCCCTGGGGCAAGAGCCATTCACACGGGAAAATGCCACTCAGATGGAACGGCTGGTGTACCGAGAGCCGGACTTATCACACTTGCAATGGTCTTACGACAGGTCAACCTTCCCGAAGAGGGAATCACATTGGTAATTGGTGTTGATCGGCTGCTTGATATGGCGCGAACCGTAGTGAACGTGACAGGTGACGCCGTCGTCAGCTGTTTTGTGGCCAAAAGCGAAGGGCAACTCGACGGCTTGCAGGCCAGTTCAAGATTCACTCAGCGGTCCCTTGTTCTCTCGACTGTTCTTCTTAATTCTGTGACTCTCGTATTATCTCGCGAACTCCGGGAAGTTTAGAAAGGAGATTTAAAATTCCTTCTACTTCTGCGGAATCTATGTTTTGTGCGTATTGCTTCGTCAAAACCATCGCTATGGCATGAGCATC from Bdellovibrionales bacterium includes these protein-coding regions:
- a CDS encoding transposase produces the protein MSSKRRVFSEEYKAEAIDLAEKMGTTKASQDLGINPANIRRWKIEAQSGRAAASGAKTYEELELEVRELRKENEYLNKVSDVLKKSLGIISKDQMRNSK
- a CDS encoding transposase, whose translation is MILDLSNEVPINRLCRHFGVSTSGYYQWKANSQFKFLTKKREICKEIEEIFKASKSTYGSPRIFHELRSKGFSVSENTVAKYMREMGLDARLKKNIE
- a CDS encoding IS3 family transposase, whose amino-acid sequence is MRTTNSNHEGPIAPRVFRIEDDLPKDSNQVFAGDITYLRFGSGFFYLAIVLDVCTRKVVGWSVTDSLETTGVLNALQMALANCGNRAKIVFHSDRGIQYASKLFLALLKKKDVIPSMSRKGNCYDNSIVESWFKSFKSECLYRHDYKTEAELRILVFEYIETWYNKKRLHSSLGYQSPLEYESTLNAA
- a CDS encoding type II toxin-antitoxin system death-on-curing family toxin — protein: MKTTLYPTLLETIELHSRLIERFGGKDGVRDMGLLESALMRPQTGYYKSLSLEAAALLQSLAQNHAFIDGNKRVAFATTAIFLRMNGYRLKVDADNGESFIIDRVIKSKADIDEIAGWLEKHLKSV
- a CDS encoding putative Ig domain-containing protein, which encodes MLGSEELFCKYIKFAFVFALASCRLDDNTIRGQYGPGSDPIAPPAEAPENFSISHISSEVFYKKSVAIAPMVLTLVGTAASFSIEPALPAGFTLDSETGIISGTPADEVAPATYTISAHHADGRVATHAFEFYVPYEFTTMASLGTSPDLNPGDTLCADSLGNCTLRAAVTEANALSIPSIVNIPAGTYSFPVSGELSISSNLTLIGADKLTTILDGQNQTGLFTVADNSFLTLSRITLEDGRKTTFDEVGAAIRGGLNSNVKIDDCRLLNNSTNLADGGAIYSEGSVTIENCLLDGNNVTNIVGSGGAIALVEKAGASPFNKLTILNSQINNSVSGDDGGAIYSDFDVFLEGSSFIGNTATTSEKGGAIYVEGSLTSKRCQFKNNSARDGGAIFLNGWSDRFNTIEDSYFENNTALYYGGALAFGFFSDGFSITNSTFVDNRTTHATAGSGGAIDVDSAGFELPITISNCSFSGSATGGNGATLAVEQQVIEISHTIINDVPGAANCWWNTGFTGGIASGGYNIDSGNSCGLTAQGKPGDLESTDPLLDAAGPQLNGDTIPSILLGVGSPALNAVPLQSCMIAKDQRGVARPQGGSCDIGATEQ
- a CDS encoding cation:dicarboxylase symporter family transporter, which produces MTYFAALPGARAIHTGKCHSDGTAGVPRAGLITLAMVLRQVNLPEEGITLVIGVDRLLDMARTVVNVTGDAVVSCFVAKSEGQLDGLQASSRFTQRSLVLSTVLLNSVTLVLSRELREV